The genome window GTTCGGGGAAAAGCATTTCTTCCGGGAAATCAAATCCGGCTTCGGGTGCCAGTTTGGCGACCGCCTGCTGCGAGAAGTACTGCGCTCCGCAGCCGATGTCGTCGGCGATGGGATCAATGGCGGCGTCGGGGTTGAAGTCGACGGGGACGTAGGCCAGCTCGTTGTAGTTCCCGGTGAAGAGTGATTCCTCGTTGACGAAGCCGGTGGCTTCACTGGAGCCCATGGCGATGCCGAGCAGGGAGTGCTCTTTGAGCGACATGGCACCGGCCAGCGCGGTGACTTCGCCGTCGTTGAGCACTTCGAACGGCACGTTCCATTCCCTGGCCAGATTGAGGAAGATCGGGCGGATGTGTTCGTGGAATGCATCGGCCGGGACGCTTCGGAAGAGCGAGGCGTATTTGGCCATGTTATCGACGTAGGCGCCGGCGGCGCTGCCGCCGATGGCATCCACTCGCGGAAGCTTTTCCGCCGCCAGTTTCAGTCCCTCGGCAATCCGTTCAATATGATACTGCGGGTCGGTCTGCACGCTCGGGTTCCAGGGGATCTCAGTGGTGAAGACGGCTTCTCCGTCCACAACGGCCGAGAGTTTATAGTCGCTGGCGCCGAGGTCGAAGCCGATGCGGCAGCCGTCGAGATGTCCGCCGATCGGAATACTGCGGCTCTTTGCGACCGGAACCTCATCCGCGGGGACAATTCGGATTTCGAAGTCGCGGTCGTAGACGACTTTCATGCGGTTCGCGTCGTAGGCGCGCGCGCCGCCGGGCGAGTAAATGGCGCTCAGCTGTTCACAGAGAACAGCGGGGCCGCTGAGGTGAAGCACGGATCCGCCGCGTGCCCACAGCAGGGCTTTGATCTGCCGCTCAACATAGCGGAGGGTGTCGGCGTCGTGCCCGGAGCCCGGCATAAAAA of Tichowtungia aerotolerans contains these proteins:
- a CDS encoding ROK family protein, translating into MSLLEVTPNVPMPLDKGFCPSILGNRNYRDAVGRSDSTSAMIIALERTDGCVSRLDLTVFMPGSGHDADTLRYVERQIKALLWARGGSVLHLSGPAVLCEQLSAIYSPGGARAYDANRMKVVYDRDFEIRIVPADEVPVAKSRSIPIGGHLDGCRIGFDLGASDYKLSAVVDGEAVFTTEIPWNPSVQTDPQYHIERIAEGLKLAAEKLPRVDAIGGSAAGAYVDNMAKYASLFRSVPADAFHEHIRPIFLNLAREWNVPFEVLNDGEVTALAGAMSLKEHSLLGIAMGSSEATGFVNEESLFTGNYNELAYVPVDFNPDAAIDPIADDIGCGAQYFSQQAVAKLAPEAGFDFPEEMLFPERLKAVQEKANEGDPAALDIFTTIGIYLGYTLPHYKELYDFKNVLILGRVTSGRGGEVIIEKTQEVLNKEFPELAGEIALHVPDEKSRRVGQAVAAASLPNI